In a genomic window of Pirellulales bacterium:
- a CDS encoding response regulator gives MADTPVDILLVEDSPDDVELTLRTLNKHLVTVRIEVVRDGAEALDYLLCTGPHANRSIDLKPGLVLLDLKLPKLSGLEVLRAIKSDPRTRTIPIVVLTSSSEDRDIAEAYQFGVNSYIVKPVDFQQFDEAIRQVGLYWLLLNYRPGK, from the coding sequence GTGGCTGACACTCCGGTTGACATCCTTCTCGTCGAAGACAGTCCCGACGATGTCGAACTCACGTTGCGTACGCTGAACAAGCATCTTGTCACGGTGCGGATCGAAGTCGTGCGCGACGGCGCCGAGGCGCTCGACTATTTGCTCTGCACCGGCCCACACGCCAACCGTTCGATCGATTTGAAGCCGGGCCTGGTGCTGCTGGATCTCAAGCTCCCCAAGCTCAGCGGCCTGGAGGTGCTCCGGGCGATCAAGTCCGACCCGCGCACGCGGACGATTCCGATCGTCGTGCTCACTTCGTCGAGCGAAGATCGCGATATCGCCGAGGCGTATCAATTCGGTGTAAACAGCTACATCGTCAAGCCGGTCGACTTCCAGCAATTCGACGAAGCAATCCGCCAAGTCGGCCTGTATTGGCTCCTTCTAAACTATCGCCCAGGTAAGTAA